A window of Fusarium falciforme chromosome 1, complete sequence genomic DNA:
GCTTGGGCGGGGACGCCATGATGGAAGATTAAAGAAGGGAGAAGGGGACCCTGGAGAAATGTATCGCGAAATCTAGATGTTGAACCGCCTAGGTCGCGCCTTTGCTGGTCGCTCCTCGTGACGTTTTGGTGGTGGACCTCGGGAGGTGAACCGGACGCAAGATCGGAGGCTGACTCCGTGGTTTTTCCAGCCTCAGCTAGCGTTGCCGCGGTCGCGCGGGGGCAACGGAGTTGCCTCGGGAAGTACGAAGAGGGCAGCCGTTGCCAACGTCGATATCGTCGCGGCCGTCGTTCTCTCGAGAGGTGCAGGCAATGGAAGGATTTTGTCTGATGGGACgctgggtgatgatgacggatgaggagggagaggatggaAAACCAAAGGGGACCGACCGGGGGGGAAAGCGCGACAGAATTGAAGTTGGCAAAGATAAAAAGTGGGGACGGAATAGAATGGCGACGAGCGTGATGGCTAAAAGGGAAGGAGAGGCGCAGAGAAATCCGGGGGGGGGCGAACGGGGCCCGGGGCTACGACCGATCCAACCTCGGCACTGCCGCCCCGCTTGATATGATATGCGCGCGATAATGCTCTGCTCTCACCGGTTTTGCCGTTTGGAGGATGGTGCGCGAGTCGTGAATGCTTAATAATTGCAGCTGAGTATCATGAAGACAAGGAAATGTGGCAAAGAAGAGTGTGTTGAAGAACTTGTTCGACGGTAGGAGTCTAGACATGCTTTCTGTTCATTGAACATGAATATCAAAGAACTGAGAATAACACCCATGTGCTTGCCGTAATCCAATTGCCTAGGCTGACCTCCATTCATTGCCTCGCTCTCGGTCTCTTCTCCCGCGgatcgccgccgccgttgTCCATATCTTTTTGGGCGGGGAAACCTGCCATGTGACAGTGACGCTGCGTTTCGCCACAGCCCTCGGCCTATCCAGTGGGCCAGCCGAGCTACCCTGCATCCCCAGGTAATGAAAAGAGGCAATGGATCGATAGGCCTGAAATTGCATACCTAATCAACAAGTCTTTGTTCTCGAGCGTAGGATGTAGGGTTCCGTTCTCTTTTCAAGCGATTCAGTGAAATCGGGGTGGGATTTCAGGTTGTACATAGATCTTGTGAACACCTAGTGGACGGCCTGACGCTGGCCAATTGTGTGTCAACTCTATACCAACATAACATCAACACAAAATGACCAAGAAACGACCCCCAAGCCCAAATCTCATACCCAACCCattcatcaagaagaaaaacCTTGAATGGACACTAGATTCTCCATCTACTACCCAATCTACTCAATCCTCCCTCATCCCTCTCCCACTACCGAGCACGACCGACATCGAGTCAGGATCATCTACCATAGATGACCACCTCTCCCATTTCAAAGCTCACCTTTCCAAACACGCTATAACACCATCCCCACTGCTTTCTATCTCATCGTATGCCTCACTCTACTCTAGCAACGTAGGCAACCCCCAAGGTGCTCACTTTGTCATTCATCAACATGACCACCCCATTGCTGGCACGCATTATGATCTCCGGCTCCAGATCAACGAGACGAGCAGCGTCAGTTGGGCCATCATGTACGGCCTCCCGGGTGACCCGAATAGTGTTAGACTGAATCGAAATGCCACCGAGACACGGATTCATTGCCTCTGGGTATGTTCCTAGACCCACAAACTCAGCCCGACAAGGTGACGGTGAGCCAAGACAAGACTGACGCCAGCCTTAGAACCATCTGATAGAAACTGCTTCATCGTCAACAGGCTCATTACTCATATGGGATACGGGAACATACAGAATACTTCCCAGGAAGAGCAAGCACTCACCGCCATCCGATCCCTCATCAcccccatcatcaccagatCCATCGCCCGAAGCAACACCACAAGTCCTCTTACACGCCGCTTTCCAAAAACGCAAGATCCGCATCCGCCTCCACGGTTCTCGCTTACCGGACCCTTACGTTCTTAACCTCCGCCTCACCAAATCAGAGGACGCGGCTGGGAGGGCAAAAAGTGGACGGGCGCCTCGAACTAAACGCCGTCGTCAGGGTAGAGGCGCTCCGCAGCCACAGTACGAGACAAGTGATGAGGGTGAGAGTGAAGACGGTAAAGGCGAAGACGTGCCCGTAACTGTTGATACAGCCGCAAACGCAGAGAAGCTGTCTGCGATGGAACGTGAGATCCGCGAGCTCGAGGATGAACAAGTCCGTCTAACAAACGCCTACCCAGGGGCTTCCAATACCATTGGCAGCGTCCACCAGCGTCGATGGTATGTTTCAATGGACCGATCGGCCTGTGGTTTCGTTGAGAAGCGAACCAAGGGTCGTTCAAGCTGGGAGTCAGACAATCATGTAGAACCCCACGAGACAGGGCCTGGCGAGGCCCAGGACAAGCCAACTGGTCGCCTGTCTTATCCATTCTACGTTCGTGGCGCCGAATATGAGCGCAGTGTTGTGACGGGACGGCGAGGTGCTGACATTCTCAAGGACGAGGGGGTGAGAGATTTTGTGCAACGCAAAGGTTGGGAACCTGTGCTGAACTGAACCGAGTTACCCTCCTGCTATACAAGTTTCACATGAACTGCGCCCATCCGAGATAATGGAAATAAATCTTATTCTGGTACATACATACATTACTGCGAAACCCTGGGCTGTTATTGTTGTTCCATGATGCCTTTTCATAGCCTCCTGGTACATGGCTGTATCCCTCGTCTACCCTTATGCCGGAACACTCACAAGTCCCATCTCGCAGGTTTAGCAACTTGCGACCcggccatcgccatcgccatccctATCATCCATCCGATACAAATCAGTCCGTCCTGTCCAGACTCATAAAACGCCTTTCCATGCTTGCTAACCACGCATCATCGCGTCCTTGTAAGCACCAGCCATTCCGAACCCGAAGCCCTGTAAAATCAAACACACATTTTGGAGAAATAGGAGCGTCCTGGAAGGCCTCTAAGCCTTGGGATCAACCAGAGTTGGTGCAATTCGCCTCTTC
This region includes:
- a CDS encoding LigD-N domain-containing protein, with the translated sequence MTKKRPPSPNLIPNPFIKKKNLEWTLDSPSTTQSTQSSLIPLPLPSTTDIESGSSTIDDHLSHFKAHLSKHAITPSPLLSISSYASLYSSNVGNPQGAHFVIHQHDHPIAGTHYDLRLQINETSSVSWAIMYGLPGDPNSVRLNRNATETRIHCLWNHLIETASSSTGSLLIWDTGTYRILPRKSKHSPPSDPSSPPSSPDPSPEATPQVLLHAAFQKRKIRIRLHGSRLPDPYVLNLRLTKSEDAAGRAKSGRAPRTKRRRQGRGAPQPQYETSDEGESEDGKGEDVPVTVDTAANAEKLSAMEREIRELEDEQVRLTNAYPGASNTIGSVHQRRWYVSMDRSACGFVEKRTKGRSSWESDNHVEPHETGPGEAQDKPTGRLSYPFYVRGAEYERSVVTGRRGADILKDEGVRDFVQRKGWEPVLN